The Leptospira bourretii region AGGCAGGAATAAAATGGAACAAGTGGTTCACGATGATGAAAAAATGAAATTTTGGATGTCTCTTGTTGATCGGATTTTTTGGAATACAAAACCATCAATAGTTTATGATAAAGGTGATGATGGTCTTTACCACTGGTTCCCTGATGGAGTTTTGAATACTTCCTATTTGGCTTTAGATTTTCATGTTGAAGCAGGTAAAGGGGAAGAGACAGCCATTATTTATGATTCACCTGTAACCAAAACAAAATCCAAATTATCCTATCGCGAACTTTTAGAATCTGTTGAGAAAATGGCATTCACTTTGGATTCGTTAGGTGTGAAGAAAGGCGATACGGTTGTTATATATATGCCGATGATTCCGGAAGCACTTGTTTCTATGTTGGCCTGTGCAAGGATTGGAGCTGTCCACTCTGTTGTGTTTGGAGGATTTGCACCTCATGAATTAGCTGTTAGGTTAGATGATTGTCGCCCAAAAATTGTAATTACAGCTTCTTATGGAGTTGAAATTTCGAAAATAATTCCTTATAAACCATTGTTAGATGAAGCAATGCATCTTTCTTCTCATAAACCAGATTATGTGATTCTCAAATCAAGACCAAACTTGGAAGTGATCATGCATACAGGAAGAGATTTTGATTGGGATGAATTGATGGAGACAGCTGGCAAAAAAAAGGCAGTAAACGTTTCTTCAGGAGACCCACTTTATATCCTTTATACTTCTGGGACAACAGGAAAACCGAAAGGTGTTGTCAGGGATAACGGAGGTCATGCGATCGCTATGCATTACTCCATGGAAGTTATTTATGATATGAAACCTGGAGAAGTTTTTTTTGCTGCTTCTGATGTAGGTTGGGTTGTCGGACATTCTTATATTGTTTACGCACCGCTCATTTATGGCTGTACCACTGTATTGTATGAAGGAAAACCTGTCCGAACACCAGATGCAGGAGCTTTTTACCGAATCATAGAAGAATATAAAGTTAAAACGTTGTTTTGTGCACCGACTGCTTTTCGGGCCATTCGAAAAGAAGATCCAGATGGTAAGGAACTTTCTAAATACAATATTAGTTCATTGAAATATTTGTTTTTAGCAGGAGAAAGAACAGACCCAGTGACATACGATTGGGCTTGTGAACTTTTAAAAGTTCCGGTTGTAGACCATTGGTGGCAAACGGAAACGGGTTGGGCCATTGCTGCCAATATGATGGGAGCTTCTCCTCTTCCAACAAAGGCTGGTTCGGCGACAAAGCCAGTTTCAGGTTTTGATGTCCGAATTTTGGATGAAGAAGGTCATGAACTAAACCATGGCGAAAAAGGAAATATTGTGATCAAACTACCTTTGCCTCCTGGATGTTTGCCAACACTTTGGAATGATCATACCAATTTTGAATCTTCTTATTTATCTCATTACCCAGGTTATTATCTAACAGGAGACGGTGGTTATTTTGATGAAGATGGATATCTTTTTATTCTTGGGCGAATCGATGATGTGATCAATGTGGCAGGTCATAGACTTTCTACGGGAGAGATGGAGGAAATTGTAGCAGAAAATTCTTCCATCGCAGAATCGGCGGTGATAGGCATTGCTGATGAAATCAAAGGGCAAGTCCCGTTGGCAATTGTTGTTTGTAAAGATGGAATTACAATCGACCAAAAATCGATTGAATTTGATATCACACATCGAATTCGAGAAAAAATTGGAGCAATTGCATCTTTAAAGGCAGTTGTATTTGTAAAAAGACTACCAAAAACTCGTTCTGGAAAAATTCTACGTAAAACAATGCGTAAGATGATCGACGGCGAAACATATTCTGTTCCATCCACCATTGACGATCCTTCTATTTTGGATGAAGTGATGGATGTTGTTCGGATAAAATTTCCTAGAACAAGTAATTGATTTAAATAAATAAAACATCGTTTCATCAAACAAAAAAAATCACGGTAGTGTCTATTTGAATCTTGATGAAGCAAAATTAATCTTTGGTATTTCTCAGTTCCGTGGAAATCAGGAACATATTATCCAACACATTCTTTCTGGACAGGATGCGTTGGTACTTATGCCGACGGGAATGGGCAAGTCTTTGTGTTATCAAATCCCGGCAATCACTCTGCCAGGTATTTGTATAGTCATTTCTCCATTGATCGCTTTGATGAAGGATCAAGTAGCCGCATTACAAAGAAAAGGTGTATCAGCCGAATATATCAACTCTAGTTTAGGAAAAGCAGAGCGAACGGAACGGTATACAAAACTTAAATCAGGTGATTATAAAATTTTATACGTTTCTCCAGAACGTTTTCAGAAAAAAGAATTTTTGGATGCACTGAGTGGCCTTGCCGTTTCCTTATTGGCAATTGATGAAGCACATTGCATTAGCCAATGGGGTCATGACTTTCGGCCTGACTATACAAAGATATCTTGGTTTCGCGAAATATTAGGTTATCCAGTAGCAGTGGCACTGACTGCTACTGCTTCTAAACATGTCCAAAAAGACATCATTTCTCAATTGGGCATCTCAAAAGAAAAAATCAAAATTTTTGACGATGGATTGTTTCGTCCTAATTTGAAATTATCCGTGGTGGATTGTTTTGATTTAGAGGCAAAATACAAAGCCATTTTAGATGATTTAAACCATACACATGGAGCAACGATCATTTATTTTAGCCTTATCCAAGAGTTGGAAAAATTTAGTCACTGGCTTGATACAAAGCAGAAACGACATTTTGTATATCATGGCAAACTTTCTCCAACACACAGAAATAAAATACAATCTTCTTTTCTCAAATCGGAAGAAGGGATTCTTCTCGCAACAAATGCATTTGGGATGGGAATTGATAAACCTAACATTCGTAATGTCTATCATGCACAGATTCCGGGGAGTATCGAATCTTATTATCAAGAAATAGGGCGTGCCGGTAGAGATGGTGATCCTTCTGATTGTAAACTCTATTATCAACAAGAAGACCTAACTGTTCAAATGGAATTTATTGAATGGCAAAATCCTGACCGAACATATCTAAAGAAACTATTTGGAACCTTGTTACAAAAACAAAATGAATTGTCTGGTTTAGATTATGAAACCTTACAAGGTTATATGAGTTTTAAAAATAAAGGGGACCACCGAATCCAAACAGCCTTGAGTTTGCTAGCAAGTAAAGGGTTAATTTCTGGGGAGTTAGAGAAAGGGACATTGCAGATTGAGTCTGAATGGTCTGACTCCTTTTTTTCTGAAGCCGAATTACTTGAGAAAAAGAAAGAAAATCAAAAGAGGTTGTACCAAACTGTATTGTATACCAAAACAGAAACATGTCGGAGAGAATTCATTCATAACTATTTTGATTCTGAATTTAAAGAATGCGGAAACTGTGATTTATGTGAGAAAAAAGTTTAAATACCCTTGTTGTGTGATACGGTTTCGATAACTTATCAATTTTTAAATCAATTAATTCGTTTGGCATCTCTTGTTTTATTCTTAAAAACCGGTTACAATGGTTATTAGAAAGTGAGCATGAATGTGATCTCCTTTCATCGGACTGGTCATTGTGTGATGAAACAGAAAGTGTATTTGAATATCGGTGAAGCTTATTTTACTTCGGGGATATATGAAATTCGGACAATTTTGGGTTCTTGTGTTTCTGTATGTTTGTTTCATGAAAGAACAAGACACAGTGCCATCAATCACATTCTTTTACCGGGAAGTTTGGGTAAATTAGAAGAAAAACAAAGTTTACGATATGGAATTACTTCCATGGAATTATTGATTAACGAATTTGTGAAATTGAATATCCCTAGGGATGAACTAAAAGCAAAAATTTTTGGTGGCTCTCAAACTCTGAAATTAACAAC contains the following coding sequences:
- a CDS encoding AMP-binding protein, which produces MEQVVHDDEKMKFWMSLVDRIFWNTKPSIVYDKGDDGLYHWFPDGVLNTSYLALDFHVEAGKGEETAIIYDSPVTKTKSKLSYRELLESVEKMAFTLDSLGVKKGDTVVIYMPMIPEALVSMLACARIGAVHSVVFGGFAPHELAVRLDDCRPKIVITASYGVEISKIIPYKPLLDEAMHLSSHKPDYVILKSRPNLEVIMHTGRDFDWDELMETAGKKKAVNVSSGDPLYILYTSGTTGKPKGVVRDNGGHAIAMHYSMEVIYDMKPGEVFFAASDVGWVVGHSYIVYAPLIYGCTTVLYEGKPVRTPDAGAFYRIIEEYKVKTLFCAPTAFRAIRKEDPDGKELSKYNISSLKYLFLAGERTDPVTYDWACELLKVPVVDHWWQTETGWAIAANMMGASPLPTKAGSATKPVSGFDVRILDEEGHELNHGEKGNIVIKLPLPPGCLPTLWNDHTNFESSYLSHYPGYYLTGDGGYFDEDGYLFILGRIDDVINVAGHRLSTGEMEEIVAENSSIAESAVIGIADEIKGQVPLAIVVCKDGITIDQKSIEFDITHRIREKIGAIASLKAVVFVKRLPKTRSGKILRKTMRKMIDGETYSVPSTIDDPSILDEVMDVVRIKFPRTSN
- a CDS encoding chemotaxis protein CheD, which codes for MNVISFHRTGHCVMKQKVYLNIGEAYFTSGIYEIRTILGSCVSVCLFHERTRHSAINHILLPGSLGKLEEKQSLRYGITSMELLINEFVKLNIPRDELKAKIFGGSQTLKLTTNNAGPKNIMFVKDFLQTEKIPIISEDTGGELYRKLVFHTDNYDVFITKLQANGSNEILTQERHFETKVRERMVKKTSVFTF
- a CDS encoding RecQ family ATP-dependent DNA helicase: MNLDEAKLIFGISQFRGNQEHIIQHILSGQDALVLMPTGMGKSLCYQIPAITLPGICIVISPLIALMKDQVAALQRKGVSAEYINSSLGKAERTERYTKLKSGDYKILYVSPERFQKKEFLDALSGLAVSLLAIDEAHCISQWGHDFRPDYTKISWFREILGYPVAVALTATASKHVQKDIISQLGISKEKIKIFDDGLFRPNLKLSVVDCFDLEAKYKAILDDLNHTHGATIIYFSLIQELEKFSHWLDTKQKRHFVYHGKLSPTHRNKIQSSFLKSEEGILLATNAFGMGIDKPNIRNVYHAQIPGSIESYYQEIGRAGRDGDPSDCKLYYQQEDLTVQMEFIEWQNPDRTYLKKLFGTLLQKQNELSGLDYETLQGYMSFKNKGDHRIQTALSLLASKGLISGELEKGTLQIESEWSDSFFSEAELLEKKKENQKRLYQTVLYTKTETCRREFIHNYFDSEFKECGNCDLCEKKV